One Kineococcus aurantiacus genomic window carries:
- the hydA gene encoding dihydropyrimidinase, with protein sequence MTRVLVHGGEVVSSTGTTPTDVLVEDERIVALLAPGTGDLFAVDERIDAAGCYVLPGGVDVHTHMEMPFGGTQASDTFETGTRAAAFGGTTTIVDFAVQRTGEDVEEALARWHAKAEGNCAVDYGFHMILGGVDEASLKAMDALVAHEGISSFKLFMAYPGVFYSDDGQILRAMQRATGNGATIMMHAENGTAIDVLVQQALAAGHTDPVWHGLTRPAALEGEAVNRAIALAEVAGGTPLYVVHVSASQALERIAAARDEGRNVFAETCPQYLYLTLEDHLGAPGFEGAKYACSTPLRSKHEPHARDLWRGLRTDDLAVVSTDHCPFCFNDQKTLGLGDFSKIPNGLGLVEHRMDLVHQGVVDGNLSLQRWVETCATTPARMFGMYPKKGVVAPGSDADLVVYDPRATTTVSARTHHMNLDHSAFEGAVLQGQVRTVLSRGRTIVDRGTYLGAKGHGRYVRRGLSQYLR encoded by the coding sequence GTGACCCGCGTCCTGGTCCACGGCGGGGAGGTCGTCTCCAGCACGGGGACGACCCCCACCGACGTCCTCGTCGAGGACGAGCGGATCGTCGCCCTGCTCGCCCCGGGGACCGGTGACCTCTTCGCGGTCGACGAACGGATCGACGCCGCCGGGTGCTACGTCCTGCCCGGCGGGGTCGACGTCCACACCCACATGGAGATGCCCTTCGGCGGCACGCAGGCCTCGGACACCTTCGAGACCGGCACCCGGGCCGCGGCCTTCGGCGGGACGACGACGATCGTGGACTTCGCCGTGCAGCGCACCGGGGAGGACGTCGAGGAGGCCCTCGCCCGCTGGCACGCCAAGGCCGAGGGGAACTGCGCCGTCGACTACGGCTTCCACATGATCCTCGGCGGGGTCGACGAGGCGTCCCTCAAGGCCATGGACGCCCTCGTCGCGCACGAGGGGATCAGCAGCTTCAAGCTGTTCATGGCCTACCCGGGGGTGTTCTACTCCGACGACGGGCAGATCCTGCGGGCCATGCAGCGCGCCACCGGCAACGGCGCGACGATCATGATGCACGCCGAGAACGGCACCGCCATCGACGTGCTCGTCCAGCAGGCCCTGGCCGCGGGGCACACCGACCCCGTCTGGCACGGGCTGACCCGGCCCGCCGCGCTGGAGGGGGAGGCCGTGAACCGGGCCATCGCCCTGGCCGAGGTGGCCGGCGGCACCCCGCTCTACGTCGTGCACGTGTCGGCCTCGCAGGCCCTCGAACGCATCGCCGCCGCCCGCGACGAGGGCCGCAACGTGTTCGCCGAGACGTGCCCCCAGTACCTCTACCTGACGCTGGAGGACCACCTCGGGGCCCCGGGGTTCGAGGGGGCCAAGTACGCCTGCTCGACGCCGCTGCGCTCCAAGCACGAACCGCACGCGCGGGACCTGTGGCGGGGGCTGCGCACCGACGACCTCGCGGTCGTCTCCACCGACCACTGCCCGTTCTGCTTCAACGACCAGAAGACCCTGGGCCTCGGGGACTTCTCGAAGATCCCCAACGGGCTCGGTCTCGTCGAGCACCGGATGGACCTCGTCCACCAGGGCGTCGTCGACGGGAACCTGTCCCTGCAGCGCTGGGTGGAGACGTGCGCCACCACCCCGGCGCGGATGTTCGGGATGTACCCGAAGAAGGGCGTCGTCGCCCCGGGCTCGGACGCCGACCTCGTGGTGTACGACCCGCGCGCCACGACGACCGTCAGCGCGCGGACGCACCACATGAACCTCGACCACTCCGCGTTCGAGGGCGCGGTCCTGCAGGGGCAGGTCCGCACCGTCCTGTCCCGCGGCCGAACGATCGTCGACCGGGGGACGTACCTCGGCGCGAAGGGGCACGGCCGCTACGTGCGCCGCGGCCTGTCCCAGTACCTGCGCTGA
- a CDS encoding nitrilase-related carbon-nitrogen hydrolase: MTTVRAALTQVSWPGSQAEMLDKHEGLARKAAAEGAQVLCFQELFHGPYFGIVQDAKYYRYAEPADGPVVQRFAALAKELGIVSVLPIYEEQQPGVYYNTAVVVDADGTVLGSYRKNHIPHVDRFWEKFYFRPGNLGWPVFETAVGRVGVTICYDRHFPEGWRALGLGGAEIVFNPNASKPGLSNRLWELEQPTAAAANGYFVCVPNRVGREDNEYGDQAVDFYGTSYVVDPRGNYVGDRASSTDEELLVRDLDLSLVREARDEWQFYRDRRPDAYGPLVAP, from the coding sequence GTGACCACCGTCCGCGCCGCGCTCACCCAGGTCAGCTGGCCCGGTTCCCAGGCCGAGATGCTCGACAAGCACGAGGGCCTGGCCCGCAAGGCCGCCGCCGAGGGCGCGCAGGTCCTGTGCTTCCAGGAGCTGTTCCACGGCCCCTACTTCGGCATCGTCCAGGACGCGAAGTACTACCGCTACGCCGAACCGGCCGACGGCCCCGTCGTGCAGCGCTTCGCCGCACTGGCCAAGGAGCTCGGCATCGTCAGCGTGCTGCCGATCTACGAGGAGCAGCAGCCCGGCGTGTACTACAACACCGCCGTGGTCGTCGACGCCGACGGGACCGTCCTGGGGTCCTACCGCAAGAACCACATCCCGCACGTCGACCGCTTCTGGGAGAAGTTCTACTTCCGCCCCGGCAACCTCGGCTGGCCCGTCTTCGAGACGGCTGTCGGCCGGGTCGGGGTGACCATCTGCTACGACCGGCACTTCCCCGAGGGCTGGCGCGCGCTGGGCCTGGGCGGCGCCGAGATCGTCTTCAACCCCAACGCCTCCAAGCCCGGCCTGTCGAACCGGCTGTGGGAGCTGGAGCAGCCCACCGCCGCCGCGGCGAACGGCTACTTCGTGTGCGTCCCCAACCGGGTGGGCCGCGAGGACAACGAGTACGGCGACCAGGCCGTCGACTTCTACGGCACCAGCTACGTCGTGGACCCCCGCGGCAACTACGTCGGCGACCGCGCCAGCTCCACCGACGAGGAACTGCTCGTCCGCGACCTGGACCTGTCCCTGGTCCGCGAGGCGCGCGACGAGTGGCAGTTCTACCGCGACCGCCGTCCCGACGCCTACGGCCCGCTGGTCGCGCCGTGA
- a CDS encoding NCS1 family nucleobase:cation symporter-1, giving the protein MSAPESAPPAAPALLPAGYSPRLYNADLAPRDRAAPWRTWDLFCWWMSAWHSLGSYTFAIGLLVLGLTGWQVVVAVFGGLLVLLVGCNLMGVAGQRAGVPFPVFARLSFGVFGANVPALLRAVVAVAWYGIQTYLASLAVTTLALKVLPSADGLARAQFLGMSGLGWICFLVLWALQLAVLNRGMEAVRKLSDVAGPVLWIAIAALAVWVLGRAGWSLDWNYREGPALDGPQTVGAIVSGAFLTVAFLSGPMLNFSDFSRNSPDARSIRRGNALGLLVNGTAFALVSVVIALASARVHGAAVTDPVELVADIDSVTLLLVATVAIAGSAIGINIILNFVSPAYDFANTAPSRISFRTGGVITAVVSLLVMPWKLYSSPLAVNYFIGGVGALIGPLFGIMVVDYYLLRRGRVDVHALYSTDPAGRYHYRRGTNPNAVGALVGSGAVTLLVAFLPALSALAAYSWLIGCLAGGALYLLLEKVRPAAALTVD; this is encoded by the coding sequence ATGAGCGCACCCGAATCCGCCCCACCCGCCGCCCCGGCCCTCCTGCCGGCCGGCTACAGCCCGCGGCTCTACAACGCCGACCTCGCCCCGCGCGACCGCGCCGCCCCCTGGCGCACGTGGGACCTGTTCTGCTGGTGGATGTCCGCCTGGCACAGCCTGGGCAGCTACACCTTCGCCATCGGCCTGCTCGTCCTCGGCCTCACCGGCTGGCAGGTCGTCGTCGCCGTCTTCGGCGGCCTCCTCGTCCTGCTCGTGGGCTGCAACCTCATGGGCGTGGCCGGCCAGCGCGCCGGCGTCCCCTTCCCCGTCTTCGCCCGCCTCAGCTTCGGCGTCTTCGGCGCCAACGTCCCGGCCCTGCTGCGCGCCGTCGTCGCCGTCGCCTGGTACGGCATCCAGACCTACCTGGCGAGCCTGGCCGTCACGACCCTGGCCCTGAAGGTCCTGCCCTCCGCCGACGGCCTGGCCCGCGCGCAGTTCCTCGGGATGTCCGGCCTGGGCTGGATCTGCTTCCTCGTGCTGTGGGCCCTCCAGCTCGCCGTCCTGAACCGCGGCATGGAGGCCGTCCGCAAGCTGTCCGACGTCGCCGGCCCGGTGCTGTGGATCGCCATCGCCGCGCTCGCCGTGTGGGTCCTGGGCCGCGCCGGGTGGAGCCTGGACTGGAACTACCGGGAGGGACCGGCCCTCGACGGGCCGCAGACCGTCGGCGCGATCGTCTCCGGGGCGTTCCTCACCGTCGCGTTCCTGTCCGGGCCGATGCTGAACTTCTCCGACTTCTCGCGCAACTCCCCCGACGCCCGCTCGATCCGGCGCGGCAACGCCCTGGGCCTGCTCGTCAACGGCACCGCGTTCGCGCTCGTCTCGGTCGTCATCGCGCTGGCCTCGGCCCGCGTCCACGGCGCCGCCGTCACCGACCCGGTCGAGCTGGTCGCCGACATCGACAGCGTGACGCTGCTGCTCGTGGCGACCGTCGCCATCGCCGGCTCGGCCATCGGCATCAACATCATCCTCAACTTCGTCTCCCCCGCCTACGACTTCGCCAACACCGCCCCCTCGCGCATCAGCTTCCGCACCGGCGGGGTCATCACCGCCGTCGTCTCGCTGCTCGTCATGCCGTGGAAGCTGTACTCCAGCCCGCTGGCGGTGAACTACTTCATCGGCGGCGTCGGCGCCCTCATCGGCCCCCTGTTCGGGATCATGGTCGTCGACTACTACCTGCTGCGCCGCGGCCGGGTCGACGTCCACGCGCTCTACTCCACCGACCCCGCCGGCCGCTACCACTACCGCCGCGGGACCAACCCGAACGCCGTCGGCGCGCTCGTGGGCTCCGGGGCCGTGACGCTCCTCGTCGCGTTCCTGCCGGCCCTGTCCGCGCTGGCCGCCTACTCCTGGCTCATCGGGTGCCTGGCCGGCGGGGCGCTGTACCTGCTCCTGGAGAAGGTCCGCCCCGCCGCCGCGCTCACCGTCGACTGA
- a CDS encoding LysR substrate-binding domain-containing protein encodes MARDFTFTQLRYFAVVAQRRSVTAAAAELRVSQSALSSAVAQLEAAMGTTLFRRVPRRGVEPTDSGLRLLRESLPLLEAAEQLPARVRLDEQEPAGRLVVGVYEPVASLRLPGLVAEFTQRYPAVEVAVVEGDQEFVRQSLLSGGCEVALLYSMGLGSGLRTEVLEELAPHVIVGEGHRLAARAPGPVSLAELAEDPLVLLDLPHTREYLLGLFDVAGLTPRVRHRLTGYETVRSFVALEGYAVLNRRLPHGETHTRRRVVALELAERLPPVQVLLARAPDQRPTRRAVAFAEVCREALRV; translated from the coding sequence GTGGCCCGGGACTTCACGTTCACGCAGCTGCGCTACTTCGCCGTGGTGGCCCAGCGCCGCAGCGTCACGGCCGCGGCGGCGGAGCTGCGGGTGTCGCAGTCGGCGCTGTCGTCGGCCGTGGCGCAGCTGGAGGCGGCGATGGGCACCACCTTGTTCCGGCGCGTGCCGCGCCGCGGGGTGGAGCCGACCGACAGCGGTCTGCGGCTGCTGCGCGAGAGCCTGCCGCTGCTGGAGGCGGCCGAGCAGCTGCCGGCCCGGGTGCGCCTGGACGAGCAGGAGCCGGCGGGCCGGCTGGTGGTCGGGGTGTACGAGCCCGTCGCGTCGTTGCGGCTGCCCGGTCTGGTGGCCGAGTTCACGCAGCGGTACCCGGCGGTCGAGGTGGCGGTCGTGGAGGGCGACCAGGAGTTCGTGCGGCAGTCGCTGCTGTCGGGCGGGTGCGAGGTCGCGCTGCTGTACAGCATGGGGCTGGGCTCGGGGCTGCGCACGGAGGTGCTGGAGGAGCTCGCGCCGCACGTCATCGTCGGGGAGGGGCACCGGCTGGCGGCCCGGGCACCGGGGCCGGTGAGCCTGGCGGAGCTGGCCGAGGACCCGCTGGTGCTGCTGGACCTGCCGCACACGCGGGAGTACCTGCTGGGGTTGTTCGACGTGGCGGGGCTGACGCCGCGGGTGCGGCACCGGCTGACGGGGTACGAGACGGTGCGCTCGTTCGTGGCCCTGGAGGGGTACGCGGTGCTGAACCGGCGGTTGCCGCACGGGGAGACGCACACGCGGCGGCGCGTGGTGGCGCTGGAGCTGGCCGAGCGGCTGCCCCCGGTGCAGGTGCTGCTGGCCCGGGCCCCGGACCAGCGGCCGACGCGGCGGGCCGTGGCCTTCGCCGAGGTGTGCCGGGAGGCCCTGCGCGTGTGA
- a CDS encoding response regulator, whose amino-acid sequence MILSSADDVEVVGEAENGAQAVEGVAAHRPDIVLMDVRMPVMDGLTAAKAITERPQAPSVVMLTTFDLDEYVFQALQAGATGFLLKDTPPRELVSAVRVVAAGEAMLSPTVTRRLVGHYAADAVNPRRREAAERLRTLTDREREVLGAVGRGLSNAEIGRELFMSEATVKTHVSRLLTKLGAHNRVQVAIVAHDAGLLDA is encoded by the coding sequence ATGATCCTGTCCAGCGCCGACGACGTCGAGGTCGTCGGGGAGGCCGAGAACGGCGCGCAGGCCGTGGAGGGCGTCGCGGCGCACCGGCCCGACATCGTGCTGATGGACGTGCGCATGCCCGTCATGGACGGGCTGACCGCCGCCAAGGCCATCACCGAGCGCCCGCAGGCCCCCAGCGTGGTGATGCTGACGACGTTCGACCTCGACGAGTACGTCTTCCAGGCGCTGCAGGCCGGGGCGACGGGGTTCCTGCTCAAGGACACCCCGCCGCGCGAGCTGGTCTCGGCGGTGCGGGTCGTCGCGGCGGGCGAGGCGATGCTCTCGCCCACCGTGACGCGCCGCCTCGTGGGCCACTACGCCGCCGACGCCGTGAACCCGCGCCGCCGCGAGGCGGCCGAGCGGCTGCGCACGCTGACCGACCGCGAGCGCGAGGTCCTGGGCGCGGTGGGCCGCGGGTTGTCGAACGCCGAGATCGGCCGGGAGCTGTTCATGAGCGAGGCGACCGTGAAGACGCACGTGTCGCGGTTGCTGACCAAGCTGGGGGCCCACAACCGCGTGCAGGTCGCGATCGTCGCGCACGACGCGGGGTTGCTGGACGCCTGA
- a CDS encoding histidine kinase produces MSAVVPPADPWVSRWRHAPRVRDVVAIVLSLLLGLAWFHAVVVGPPETSSGEPPAFLEDLSRMAGAGVVDVASAVVVAGNCLALWWRRSHPVLLCTLSLVVAFALGFDGALYLSLVTLAVRRRDRLLVLASGVAGVAVVTSSLRTTVDGLGVAVTTAVIGVALCVFVGAFVGARRDLVTSLRERAERAEHEQVLRAEQARLAERTRIAREMHDVLAHRISLVALHAGGLEVRPDVGAEQVEATAATIRETARTALEDLRRVLGVLRAPSTVPAALSSAATAAELTPQPTLVDVRRLVESTREAGVAAEFRTDVPVHADVPAELGRTVYRIVQEALTNVHKHAPSAQTVVTVSGEVGREMAVSVVNARPTGPSAGLPGAGSGLVGLSERVGLAQGTLTSGPEPGGGFAVRARLPWPAPDGRPRAGTSAAWTPPDARIVRTPAGSGPDEG; encoded by the coding sequence GTGAGCGCAGTCGTCCCCCCCGCCGACCCGTGGGTCAGCCGCTGGCGCCACGCCCCGCGCGTGCGGGACGTCGTGGCCATCGTGCTGTCGCTGCTGCTGGGCCTGGCGTGGTTCCACGCGGTCGTCGTGGGGCCCCCCGAGACCTCCTCGGGCGAGCCGCCGGCCTTCCTGGAGGACCTGTCCCGGATGGCCGGGGCGGGGGTGGTGGACGTGGCGTCGGCGGTCGTCGTCGCCGGCAACTGCCTGGCCCTGTGGTGGCGGCGCAGCCACCCGGTGCTGCTGTGCACCCTGTCCCTCGTCGTGGCGTTCGCGCTGGGCTTCGACGGGGCGCTGTACCTGTCGCTGGTGACCCTGGCCGTGCGGCGGCGGGACCGGCTGCTGGTGCTGGCCTCCGGGGTGGCCGGGGTGGCGGTCGTCACCTCCTCGCTGCGGACGACGGTCGACGGCCTGGGCGTGGCGGTCACCACGGCCGTCATCGGGGTGGCGCTGTGCGTCTTCGTCGGGGCCTTCGTGGGCGCGCGCCGGGACCTCGTGACGTCGTTGCGCGAGCGCGCCGAGCGCGCCGAGCACGAGCAGGTGCTGCGCGCCGAGCAGGCCCGGCTGGCGGAGCGGACGCGCATCGCGCGGGAGATGCACGACGTGCTGGCGCACCGCATCTCGCTCGTCGCGCTGCACGCCGGGGGCCTGGAGGTGCGGCCCGACGTGGGCGCCGAGCAGGTCGAGGCGACGGCGGCGACGATCCGGGAGACGGCCCGGACGGCGCTGGAGGACCTGCGCCGCGTGCTGGGGGTCCTGCGGGCGCCGAGCACGGTCCCCGCGGCCCTGTCGTCGGCGGCGACGGCCGCCGAGCTGACCCCGCAGCCCACCCTCGTCGACGTCCGCCGGCTCGTGGAGTCGACGCGCGAGGCCGGGGTGGCGGCCGAGTTCCGCACCGACGTGCCCGTCCACGCCGACGTGCCCGCCGAGCTGGGCCGCACCGTCTACCGGATCGTGCAGGAGGCGCTGACGAACGTGCACAAGCACGCCCCGTCCGCGCAGACCGTCGTGACCGTCTCGGGCGAGGTGGGCCGGGAGATGGCCGTCTCGGTGGTCAACGCGCGCCCGACGGGTCCCTCCGCGGGGCTGCCGGGGGCGGGGTCGGGGCTCGTGGGGCTCTCGGAGCGGGTGGGGCTGGCCCAGGGGACCCTGACCTCGGGGCCGGAGCCGGGCGGGGGGTTCGCGGTGCGGGCCCGGCTGCCGTGGCCGGCCCCCGACGGCCGCCCGCGGGCGGGGACCTCCGCGGCGTGGACGCCGCCGGATGCGAGGATCGTCCGCACCCCGGCGGGGTCGGGTCCGGACGAGGGGTGA
- a CDS encoding NAD(P)-binding domain-containing protein: MTTEPTEPTGPTGPSDPTTTAFLGLGRMGRVLAGHLLEAGHDLRVWNRTPGRDADLVAAGAASAPTAADAVAGAGVVVTALFGPAAVREVVLDGLDLAAGTLWVDITTISPADADEHAAWAAARGVDHVHAPVVGSLGPAAARALGVLAGGPRAERAVPLVSLWADPDRLQVLPTAAAAATGKLVANLALAVSFQGLVEAVRLGSSGGLDLEQVLTTLKGTALGPIAAMKGANLRSGEFGDTQFSTDLLLKDTGLVLATSRYPLPALTVAAQALLAAQRAGDGDADFSAVARDEPR, from the coding sequence GTGACCACCGAACCCACCGAGCCCACCGGGCCCACCGGGCCGTCCGACCCGACGACCACCGCCTTCCTCGGCCTCGGCCGCATGGGCCGCGTCCTCGCCGGCCACCTCCTGGAGGCCGGGCACGACCTGCGCGTCTGGAACCGCACCCCCGGCCGCGACGCCGACCTCGTGGCCGCCGGGGCCGCGTCCGCGCCGACCGCCGCGGACGCCGTCGCCGGTGCCGGCGTCGTGGTCACCGCCCTGTTCGGGCCGGCCGCCGTGCGCGAGGTCGTCCTCGACGGGCTCGACCTGGCCGCCGGGACGCTGTGGGTCGACATCACGACGATCTCCCCGGCCGACGCCGACGAGCACGCCGCGTGGGCCGCCGCCCGCGGGGTCGACCACGTCCACGCCCCCGTCGTCGGATCCCTGGGCCCGGCCGCGGCCCGCGCGCTCGGCGTGCTCGCCGGCGGTCCCCGCGCCGAGCGGGCCGTCCCCCTCGTCTCCCTGTGGGCCGACCCCGACCGGCTGCAGGTGCTGCCCACGGCCGCGGCCGCCGCCACCGGCAAGCTCGTCGCCAACCTGGCCCTGGCCGTGTCCTTCCAGGGGCTCGTCGAGGCGGTCCGGCTGGGCAGCTCCGGCGGACTGGACCTCGAGCAGGTCCTCACCACGCTCAAGGGCACCGCCCTGGGCCCGATCGCGGCGATGAAGGGGGCGAACCTGCGCAGCGGGGAGTTCGGGGACACCCAGTTCTCCACCGACCTGCTGCTGAAGGACACCGGGCTGGTGCTCGCCACGTCGCGGTACCCGCTGCCCGCCCTGACCGTCGCGGCGCAGGCCCTGCTGGCCGCCCAGCGCGCCGGGGACGGCGACGCCGACTTCTCGGCGGTGGCCCGCGACGAACCCCGCTGA
- a CDS encoding methyl-accepting chemotaxis protein, with amino-acid sequence MFGRTKATAAPVHTGPMPRDVEALEAVLTALDSGIATELDAQLACVRALTDALGLAYGAVWLPGPDGRFRVAAEVGPLARALAGSRDLAVGAGDGCGGQALTTQRPVQCGDGDPASSSCLRWRGAREAGARSGGQLPVVEGGKVVALHEYYGEQDLPFFGGRAEKWAAITRVAAHARRRALDTAALQETLNERAAVTAVVTSVGQATSAETALRQALETVREAFGWAYGSYWALDPASGTLRFSVESGSAGEEFRRVTLAASFAEGVGLSGRAWRQRDLVFVPDLAEVTDCVRAPAAQRAGVKSGVCFPITADGQVVGTMDFFTTERIELSGSRAASLRNVQQLVSQRLEVLRRADHDAARSRALLDTVSRLREAVDDAGRVADAAVGQASTMTGEVDALTRASAAVGEVIKIISGIADQTNLLALNATIEAARAGELGRGFAVVASEVKDLARETADATQRVAQQIAGIQASSSTVSGGINETAAIIRELDAVQARISEVIDEQVSMATADAHR; translated from the coding sequence GTGTTCGGACGCACGAAGGCCACCGCCGCGCCGGTGCACACCGGGCCCATGCCCCGCGACGTCGAGGCCCTCGAAGCGGTGCTCACCGCCCTCGACTCCGGCATCGCCACCGAGCTCGACGCGCAGCTCGCCTGCGTCCGCGCCCTCACCGACGCCCTCGGCCTGGCCTACGGCGCCGTGTGGCTGCCCGGCCCCGACGGCCGCTTCCGCGTCGCCGCCGAGGTCGGCCCCCTCGCCCGGGCGCTCGCCGGCAGCCGCGACCTCGCCGTCGGCGCCGGGGACGGCTGCGGCGGCCAGGCCCTGACCACCCAGCGCCCCGTGCAGTGCGGCGACGGCGACCCGGCGAGCAGCAGCTGCCTCCGCTGGCGCGGCGCCCGCGAGGCCGGTGCCCGCAGCGGCGGCCAGCTGCCCGTCGTCGAGGGCGGCAAGGTCGTGGCCCTGCACGAGTACTACGGCGAGCAGGACCTGCCCTTCTTCGGCGGCCGGGCCGAGAAGTGGGCGGCCATCACCCGCGTCGCCGCGCACGCCCGCCGCCGCGCGCTGGACACCGCCGCGCTGCAGGAGACGCTCAACGAGCGCGCCGCCGTCACGGCCGTCGTGACCAGCGTGGGCCAGGCCACCAGCGCGGAGACGGCGCTGCGCCAGGCGCTGGAGACCGTCCGGGAGGCCTTCGGCTGGGCGTACGGCTCCTACTGGGCCCTCGACCCCGCCTCCGGCACCCTGCGCTTCTCCGTCGAGTCCGGCTCCGCCGGGGAGGAGTTCCGCCGCGTCACCCTGGCCGCCAGCTTCGCCGAGGGCGTCGGGCTGTCCGGCCGCGCCTGGCGCCAGCGCGACCTCGTCTTCGTCCCCGACCTCGCCGAGGTGACCGACTGCGTGCGGGCCCCCGCGGCCCAGCGCGCGGGCGTGAAGTCCGGCGTGTGCTTCCCGATCACCGCCGACGGGCAGGTCGTGGGCACCATGGACTTCTTCACCACCGAGCGCATCGAGCTGTCCGGGTCCCGCGCCGCGTCGCTGCGCAACGTCCAGCAGCTGGTCTCCCAGCGCCTGGAGGTGCTGCGCCGCGCCGACCACGACGCCGCCCGCTCGCGGGCGCTGCTGGACACCGTCTCCCGCCTGCGCGAGGCCGTGGACGACGCGGGCCGGGTCGCGGACGCCGCGGTCGGCCAGGCCTCCACGATGACCGGGGAGGTCGACGCCCTGACCCGGGCCTCGGCCGCCGTCGGGGAGGTCATCAAGATCATCTCCGGCATCGCCGACCAGACGAACCTGCTGGCCCTCAACGCCACGATCGAGGCCGCCCGCGCCGGGGAGCTCGGCCGCGGCTTCGCCGTCGTCGCCAGCGAGGTCAAGGACCTGGCCCGCGAGACCGCCGACGCCACCCAGCGCGTCGCCCAGCAGATCGCGGGCATCCAGGCCTCCAGCTCCACGGTGTCCGGCGGCATCAACGAGACCGCCGCGATCATCCGCGAGCTCGACGCCGTGCAGGCGCGGATCTCCGAGGTCATCGACGAGCAGGTCTCGATGGCGACCGCCGACGCGCACCGCTGA
- a CDS encoding helix-turn-helix domain-containing protein, which translates to MPKLTLVPRTPRPPARPAPLLRDAVGAVLRAERSAQHRTLADVADAARVSLPHLSEVERGRKEPSSEVLAAICTALDLTLADLLRRTASHVAETTTAPAAPRTAPRVSLSLAA; encoded by the coding sequence GTGCCGAAGCTGACCCTGGTCCCCCGCACCCCCCGCCCCCCGGCGCGCCCGGCGCCCCTGCTGCGCGACGCCGTCGGGGCGGTGCTGCGGGCCGAGCGCTCGGCCCAGCACCGCACCCTGGCCGACGTCGCCGACGCCGCCCGCGTGTCGCTGCCGCACCTGTCCGAGGTCGAGCGCGGGCGCAAGGAACCCTCCTCGGAGGTCCTCGCCGCGATCTGCACCGCCCTGGACCTGACCCTCGCCGACCTGCTGCGGCGCACCGCCTCCCACGTCGCCGAGACCACGACCGCGCCCGCCGCGCCCCGGACCGCCCCGCGCGTCTCGCTGTCCCTGGCCGCCTGA
- a CDS encoding ATP-dependent Clp protease proteolytic subunit produces the protein MAGYPVPYVVESTARGERTSDVFSRLLSDRIVFLHGEIDDGVANVVIAQLVHLASESSTADINLYVNSPGGSATALMAIYDTMQFVQPDVATFCVGQAASAAAVVLAAGAPGKRSVLEHSRVLLHQPSGGAQGTAADLQIQAREVLRIRSEVEQVLARHTGHSAERLRADLDRDLVLPGAAAVAYGVADQVVAPATVGGR, from the coding sequence ATGGCCGGCTACCCCGTCCCGTACGTCGTGGAGTCGACCGCGCGCGGCGAACGCACCTCCGACGTGTTCAGCCGGTTGCTGTCGGACCGGATCGTCTTCCTGCACGGGGAGATCGACGACGGCGTCGCGAACGTCGTCATCGCCCAGCTCGTGCACCTGGCCTCGGAGTCGTCGACGGCCGACATCAACCTGTACGTGAACTCCCCGGGGGGTTCGGCGACGGCGCTCATGGCGATCTACGACACGATGCAGTTCGTCCAGCCCGACGTGGCGACGTTCTGCGTGGGGCAGGCGGCGTCCGCGGCCGCGGTCGTCCTGGCCGCCGGGGCCCCGGGGAAGCGGTCGGTGCTGGAGCACTCCCGGGTGCTGCTGCACCAGCCGTCGGGGGGTGCGCAGGGCACCGCGGCGGACCTGCAGATCCAGGCCCGGGAGGTGCTGCGGATCCGCTCGGAGGTCGAGCAGGTGCTGGCCCGGCACACGGGGCACTCCGCCGAGCGCCTGCGGGCCGACCTGGACCGCGACCTGGTCCTGCCCGGGGCGGCGGCGGTCGCGTACGGGGTGGCCGACCAGGTGGTCGCGCCCGCGACCGTGGGCGGTCGCTGA
- a CDS encoding ClpP family protease, protein MSTPTLAGPFDDQLSQRLLFQRIVVLGQAVDDVVANRIAAELLLLSADDPKSDIALYINSPGGSISAGLAIYDTMQLIPNDVSTLVMGMAASMGQFLLCAGTAGKRYALPHARVMMHQPSGGIGGTAADIAIQAENLAHTQATMQRLTAAHTGQDVETIEFDSQRDRWFTAEQAQAYGMVDHVVTAVSDVRLGAARKVGL, encoded by the coding sequence ATGTCCACCCCCACCCTGGCCGGCCCGTTCGACGACCAGTTGTCCCAGCGCCTGCTGTTCCAGCGGATCGTCGTCCTCGGGCAGGCGGTCGACGACGTCGTCGCCAACCGCATCGCCGCCGAACTGCTGCTGCTGTCGGCCGACGACCCCAAGAGCGACATCGCGCTCTACATCAACTCCCCCGGGGGTTCCATCAGCGCCGGGCTGGCGATCTACGACACGATGCAGCTCATCCCCAACGACGTCTCGACGCTCGTCATGGGGATGGCCGCCAGCATGGGGCAGTTCCTGCTGTGCGCGGGGACCGCGGGCAAGCGCTACGCGCTGCCGCACGCGCGGGTCATGATGCACCAGCCCTCCGGCGGCATCGGGGGCACGGCGGCCGACATCGCGATCCAGGCCGAGAACCTCGCCCACACGCAGGCGACGATGCAGCGGCTCACCGCCGCCCACACCGGCCAGGACGTCGAGACCATCGAGTTCGACTCCCAGCGCGACCGCTGGTTCACCGCCGAGCAGGCGCAGGCGTACGGGATGGTCGACCACGTCGTGACGGCGGTCTCCGACGTCCGGCTCGGCGCGGCCCGGAAGGTGGGGCTGTGA